A region of Anopheles merus strain MAF chromosome 2R, AmerM5.1, whole genome shotgun sequence DNA encodes the following proteins:
- the LOC121590732 gene encoding zinc finger and SCAN domain-containing protein 25 isoform X1: MNFSAFGGPFSGIHQFAAKFGSNDGAFTSTNSPGSNGSAGLGAAAAGNGVGGVAGGNMQQQQQQQQQQQDLNRYHGATNGNHFNQNATSMVNTPMSYGQNMSHPYGGGANQQTSNDHTFGNGNASMGNDHQSKVSKGGNTLKVDRDDMINQQILQNVNQSWQTLTNPSNTVDYSSHLLSATLPISIQHLLKYSDAIKKEPNSGSVAGSGINSPGPLGGLIGVETNAFNVQKDLLSLKNGSNLNLALGNVAVSAAAASLGLNHQHLMQHHQQQQHAANANHHTDNGFGNQQSLANSMANGGGQNVVSSDAHNSSSSTVNGGPAANGEEANGGSGTGNGTGKTKTKKQKKRKPPKEKKPRPKPGQIRETKALDGSPLFCCPECQMAYPERGLIEQHVISHAVERRFVCDICNAALKRKDHLTRHKLSHIPDRPHICSICLKSFKRKEQLTLHVVIHTGEKKHICGECGKGFYRKDHLRKHTRSHIARRVKSEMSASNGTGGGGGGGSGNGNAAQNNSTLAGSLMATNMQGAPVTAS; this comes from the exons ATGAACTTCTCGGCATTCGGTGGACCTTTTTCGGGCATCCATCAGTTTGCGGCCAAATTCGGCAGCAACGATGGAGCGTTCACCAGCACCAACAGTCCCGGAAGTAATGGGTCGGCGGGGCTGGGTGCAGCAGCCGCCGGCAACGGTGTGGGTGGCGTGGCCGGTGGCAAtatgcagcaacagcagcagcagcagcagcagcagcaagacctGAACCGGTACCACGGTGCCACCAATGGAAACCATTTCAATCAGAATGCTACCTCAA TGGTTAATACACCGATGTCTTATGGTCAAAACATGTCCCATCCTTACGGTGGAGGAGCCAATCAGCAAACTAGCAACGATCACACCTTCGGCAATGGAAATGCGTCGATGGGCAACGATCACCAGTCGAAAGTGAGCAAAGGCGGCAACACACTCAAGGTAGATCGGGACGACATGATCAATCAGCAAATTCTGCAGAACGTTAACCAGTCCTGGCAAACGCTGACCAACCCATCGAACACGGTCGACTACTCGTCGCACCTGCTATCGGCCACTCTGCCCATCTCCATCCAGCACTTGCTAAAGTACTCCGACGCGATCAAGAAGGAACCGAACAGTGGATCCGTCGCCGGGTCGGGCATCAACTCGCCCGGCCCGCTCGGTGGTCTGATCGGTGTGGAAACGAACGCATTCAATGTGCAGAAAGACTTGCTGAGCCTGAAGAATGGTTCCAATCTGAACCTGGCCCTCGGCAATGTCGCCGTCAGCGCGGCCGCTGCAAGCCTTGGCCTGAACCACCAACACTTGATGcagcatcaccagcagcaacagcacgcgGCCAATGCTAACCACCATACAGATAACGGTTTCGGCAACCAGCAGTCACTGGCGAACAGCATGGCAAACGGGGGTGGCCAAAATGTGGTTAGTTCCGATGCGCACAATTCGAGCAGCAGTACCGTGAACGGTGGACCGGCGGCCAATGGGGAGGAAGCGAACGGCGGGTCCGGCACGGGCAATGGTACGGGAAAGACCAAAACGAAAAAGCAGAAGAAACGCAAACCACCGAAGGAGAAGAAACCGCGCCCGAAACCGGGCCAGATACGGGAAACGAAGGCCCTGGATGGGTCGCCCCTGTTCTGCTGTCCCGAGTGCCAGATGGCGTACCCGGAGCGGGGCTTGATCGAGCAGCACGTTATTTCGCATGCCGTCGAGCGGCGCTTCGTGTGCGATATCTGTAATGCCGCGCTGAAGCGGAAGGACCATCTCACACGCCACAAACTGTCGCACATTCCCGATCGTCCGCATATTTGCAGC ATTTGTCTCAAATCCTTCAAGCGTAAGGAGCAGTTGACGCTGCACGTCGTTATACATACGGGGGAAAAGAAACACATTTGTGGCGAGTGCGGTAAAG GATTCTATCGAAAAGATCATCTCCGCAAGCACACCCGCTCGCACATAGCACGGCGCGTCAAGTCGGAAATGTCTGCCTCGAATGGAactggcggtggcggcggaggTGGATCGGGAAATGGCAATGCAgcacaaaacaacagcacgCTGGCAGGATCACTGATGGCCACCAACATGCAGGGCGCACCGGTAACAGCCTCCTGA
- the LOC121590733 gene encoding rRNA methyltransferase 2, mitochondrial yields the protein MLLRKLSTFGGAAKTFAKVVPTNLKGKSKSSQEWLTRQLRDPYVERAKMMNYRCRSAFKLLEIDNKYGLVKPGHTVIDCGASPGSWTQIAVKQSNADGALAGKPKGMVVGVDLLQIYPIEHAILFGNSDFLRKETQDKIRASLGERRVDCVLSDMAPNASGIRALDQENITTLCYAVLRFAILMSTPNASLLMKVWDNGDVPKLEKSILEYYKTVKRVKPRASRDDSAENFILARGFVGIER from the exons ATGTTGCTTCGAAAACTGAGCACATTTGGCGGCGCAGCCAAAACGTTTGCCAAGGTAGTGCCGACCAACCTGAAAGGTAAAAGTAAAAGTTCCCAAGAATGGCTTACCAGACAGCTGCGCGATCCGTACGTGGAGCGGGCAAAGATGATGAACTACAG ATGTCGAAGTGCATTCAAGCTGCTGGAGATAGATAATAAATATGGGCTCGTGAAACCGGGCCACACGGTGATCGATTGTGGTGCATCGCCCGGTTCCTGGACGCAGATTGCCGTAAAGCAGTCGAACGCGGACGGAGCACTGGCAGGCAAGCCCAAGGGCATGGTCGTGGGTGTAGATCTGCTCCAAATATACCCAATAGAG CATGCGATTCTTTTCGGCAATAGTGACTTTTTGCGCAAGGAAACGCAGGACAAGATAAGGGCCAGTCTCGGCGAACGACGAGTCGATTGTGTCCTCTCCGACATGGCACCGAATGCGTCCGGCATACGAGCGCTGGACCAGGAAAACATAACGACCCTTTGCTACGCCGTGCTGCGGTTTGCGATCCTAATGTCCACGCCGAACGCGTCCCTGCTAATGAAGGTGTGGGATAACGGGGACGTGCCCAAGCTGGAGAAAAGCATACTGGAGTACTACAAAACAGTGAAGCGAGTGAAGCCACGGGCGAGCCGGGACGATTCGGCGGAGAATTTCATCCTAGCCCGTGGCTTTGTTGGCATCGAGCGGTGA
- the LOC121587630 gene encoding uncharacterized protein LOC121587630: MAVEWRRDATEQLIQSYKKHPVLYDMRHPRYYNKTFRGKALSEIVDDVQQVRPDTSMKDVLRKIQTMRTQFGQELTKTRRHSMNGSMYQPTVWWYESLSFLQNHIKHRSVDAVPSMENDGWKSEHDDSSSYNVSIVRNRGDSGSPSEINNVEYEHSTDGMEYETEVHYEINSIDMKDIKALELKPIVSASVSAGSKRDARYLERSDRKVARTSQVSLKDAKIVTHHSPTPEPVPAEPSAATVVELKPVASMSDNIAFPTVSLSNARHVSLGNFVASQMACIKDDFQFYETQMEILNIINRGILRQLAVDKKNARIAEEAGKEKRDGRE; this comes from the coding sequence ATGGCGGTGGAATGGCGACGCGATGCCACGGAACAGCTCATACAGTCGTACAAGAAGCATCCGGTCCTGTACGATATGCGTCATCCGCGCTACTACAACAAGACCTTCCGCGGGAAGGCGCTGTCGGAAATCGTGGACGACGTGCAGCAGGTGCGACCGGACACATCGATGAAGGACGTGCTGCGCAAGATACAGACCATGCGAACCCAGTTCGGCCAGGAGCTGACGAAGACGCGCCGTCACTCGATGAACGGTTCCATGTACCAACCGACGGTCTGGTGGTACGAGAGCCTTAGCTTCCTGCAGAACCACATCAAGCACCGCAGCGTGGACGCCGTGCCATCCATGGAGAACGATGGCTGGAAGTCCGAGCACGACGATAGCAGCTCCTACAATGTATCGATCGTCCGCAACCGTGGTGACAGCGGATCGCCGAGCGAGATTAACAACGTCGAATACGAGCACTCGACGGACGGGATGGAGTACGAGACGGAGGTCCACTACGAAATCAATTCGATCGATATGAAGGACATCAAGGCGCTCGAGCTGAAGCCGATCGTCTCCGCGTCGGTTTCGGCGGGTAGCAAGCGCGACGCGCGCTATTTGGAACGCTCTGACCGGAAGGTGGCGCGCACATCCCAAGTAAGCTTGAAGGATGCAAAAATCGTAACTCACCACTCGCCCACGCCCGAGCCGGTGCCGGCGGAGCCGTCCGCTGCAACGGTGGTGGAGCTGAAGCCCGTTGCCTCCATGTCCGACAACATAGCCTTTCCGACCGTTTCGCTTTCGAATGCGCGCCATGTGAGCCTGGGCAATTTCGTAGCGTCACAGATGGCCTGCATCAAGGACGATTTCCAGTTCTACGAGACGCAAATGGAAATCTTGAACATCATCAATCGGGGCATTCTTCGCCAGCTGGCAGTGGACAAGAAAAACGCCCGAATTGCCGAGGAAGCTGGCAAAGAAAAGCGGGATGGCCGAGAATAG
- the LOC121590732 gene encoding zinc finger and SCAN domain-containing protein 25 isoform X2 yields the protein MNFSAFGGPFSGIHQFAAKFGSNDGAFTSTNSPGSNGSAGLGAAAAGNGVGGVAGGNMQQQQQQQQQQQDLNRYHGATNGNHFNQNATSMVNTPMSYGQNMSHPYGGGANQQTSNDHTFGNGNASMGNDHQSKVSKGGNTLKVDRDDMINQQILQNVNQSWQTLTNPSNTVDYSSHLLSATLPISIQHLLKYSDAIKKEPNSGSVAGSGINSPGPLGGLIGVETNAFNVQKDLLSLKNGSNLNLALGNVAVSAAAASLGLNHQHLMQHHQQQQHAANANHHTDNGFGNQQSLANSMANGGGQNVVSSDAHNSSSSTVNGGPAANGEEANGGSGTGNGTGKTKTKKQKKRKPPKEKKPRPKPGQIRETKALDGSPLFCCPECQMAYPERGLIEQHVISHAVERRFVCDICNAALKRKDHLTRHKLSHIPDRPHICSICLKSFKRKEQLTLHVVIHTGEKKHICGECGKGFYRKDHLRKHTRSHIARRVKSEMSASNGTGGGGGGGSGNGNAAQNNSTLAGSLMATNMQGAPASTE from the exons ATGAACTTCTCGGCATTCGGTGGACCTTTTTCGGGCATCCATCAGTTTGCGGCCAAATTCGGCAGCAACGATGGAGCGTTCACCAGCACCAACAGTCCCGGAAGTAATGGGTCGGCGGGGCTGGGTGCAGCAGCCGCCGGCAACGGTGTGGGTGGCGTGGCCGGTGGCAAtatgcagcaacagcagcagcagcagcagcagcagcaagacctGAACCGGTACCACGGTGCCACCAATGGAAACCATTTCAATCAGAATGCTACCTCAA TGGTTAATACACCGATGTCTTATGGTCAAAACATGTCCCATCCTTACGGTGGAGGAGCCAATCAGCAAACTAGCAACGATCACACCTTCGGCAATGGAAATGCGTCGATGGGCAACGATCACCAGTCGAAAGTGAGCAAAGGCGGCAACACACTCAAGGTAGATCGGGACGACATGATCAATCAGCAAATTCTGCAGAACGTTAACCAGTCCTGGCAAACGCTGACCAACCCATCGAACACGGTCGACTACTCGTCGCACCTGCTATCGGCCACTCTGCCCATCTCCATCCAGCACTTGCTAAAGTACTCCGACGCGATCAAGAAGGAACCGAACAGTGGATCCGTCGCCGGGTCGGGCATCAACTCGCCCGGCCCGCTCGGTGGTCTGATCGGTGTGGAAACGAACGCATTCAATGTGCAGAAAGACTTGCTGAGCCTGAAGAATGGTTCCAATCTGAACCTGGCCCTCGGCAATGTCGCCGTCAGCGCGGCCGCTGCAAGCCTTGGCCTGAACCACCAACACTTGATGcagcatcaccagcagcaacagcacgcgGCCAATGCTAACCACCATACAGATAACGGTTTCGGCAACCAGCAGTCACTGGCGAACAGCATGGCAAACGGGGGTGGCCAAAATGTGGTTAGTTCCGATGCGCACAATTCGAGCAGCAGTACCGTGAACGGTGGACCGGCGGCCAATGGGGAGGAAGCGAACGGCGGGTCCGGCACGGGCAATGGTACGGGAAAGACCAAAACGAAAAAGCAGAAGAAACGCAAACCACCGAAGGAGAAGAAACCGCGCCCGAAACCGGGCCAGATACGGGAAACGAAGGCCCTGGATGGGTCGCCCCTGTTCTGCTGTCCCGAGTGCCAGATGGCGTACCCGGAGCGGGGCTTGATCGAGCAGCACGTTATTTCGCATGCCGTCGAGCGGCGCTTCGTGTGCGATATCTGTAATGCCGCGCTGAAGCGGAAGGACCATCTCACACGCCACAAACTGTCGCACATTCCCGATCGTCCGCATATTTGCAGC ATTTGTCTCAAATCCTTCAAGCGTAAGGAGCAGTTGACGCTGCACGTCGTTATACATACGGGGGAAAAGAAACACATTTGTGGCGAGTGCGGTAAAG GATTCTATCGAAAAGATCATCTCCGCAAGCACACCCGCTCGCACATAGCACGGCGCGTCAAGTCGGAAATGTCTGCCTCGAATGGAactggcggtggcggcggaggTGGATCGGGAAATGGCAATGCAgcacaaaacaacagcacgCTGGCAGGATCACTGATGGCCACCAACATGCAGGGCGCACCG GCGTCTACCGAGTAA
- the LOC121587627 gene encoding serine/threonine-protein kinase/endoribonuclease IRE1 yields the protein MYGKVQVCVLLLLVAAGGSTAEEKIASPSSLSQQQDCTAVAKDEETMLVFSTLGGGLTAIDPLTGETRWSIADEPAIRVPAPSDTSAHYLPDPRDGSLYRMNGLEGGLKKLPYTIPQLVASAPCRSSDGILYSGKKSDVWFLIDPKTGQREKVLGFGGAPPQTASKDADGTDSIGWATSRAVYLGRTQYTVMMYDSLATDRNSKPWNVTFFDYSAHSMAPELTKEYEFLHLTSSSSGLTATFEQNKGTPMWQKDLSSPVVAVFLLGSEGLLSVPFQTVSDEVLQEINERAESGNFDDMKLFETVYIGEAGNNLYAIPSLVDKNTATLPSEPSINLLGGPLKRRPASSPSSSAALSDNNQDDAPGRELISKANRLGGKNENIIILGHYQTPKTDDSIKLDIAPSGPASMGKGLWKHHELSTMLVGGPPGVALPKLKAPKRPQSTIGVPTDDDDGERELEYGETNETNSMKLQGSTDFIRALFSRFYMDTKLWLDAQPNKLPTILLIMLFGLVVFGFYYFNLQMKALKEQSQQGSQTSNSNRSSGGSGGSGSGSYSEPMDFGDGEMRVGKINFNTQNVLGKGCEGTFVFRGMFEKREVAVKRILPGCFTLADREVTLLRESDAHENVVRYFCTEQDRQFRYIAVELCAATLQDYVDGKGTSTVVAANTVTVGLLRKKISALDILRQATSGLMHLHSLSIVHRDIKPQNILLSLPDNRQRVRAMISDFGLCKKLNYGKASFSRRSGVTGTDGWIAPEMQRGQRATTSVDIFSLGCVFYYVLSDGFHPFGDNLKRQANILSDEFDLGMLRRENSQPDCRTILAEELVTDMIRSEPGKRPSAKAVSRHPLFWNNGRILAFLQDVSDRVEKLEVLTEPLRSLEKNARFVVREDWSRYLDAEITADLRKFRGYQGYSVRDLLRALRNKKHHYHELTPSMQSALGSIPHQFTQYWISRFPRLLSHSYHALADCSREPIFRPYYNEDEETENASGAVPSLSSGYKFTKPSYFKEENNDNYELIRYYENAQLMKNATKSPKRRPPAGADGSGQDGPTAERKPAMGAGPNKRGTYNFGKATAVGFITRQQMREPVESGTAGTDDQQRSLTVENGNTSEVRESMNAEGSAANQRRRYTPAGGDNQTSNQNNTMKRREVQAKVTWNLDSMVTQKEHRDE from the exons ATGTACGGGAaggtgcaagtgtgtgtgttgcttctgCTGGTGGCGGCTGGTGGATCCACAGCGGAAGAAAAAATTGCGTCTCCCTCCTCGTTGTCTCAGCAGCAG GACTGCACAGCCGTTGCGAAGGATGAAGAGACGATGCTGGTGTTCTCCACCCTCGGCGGGGGACTGACCGCGATCGATCCACTGACGGGAGAAACGCGCTGGTCCATCGCAGACGAGCCGGCGATCCGTGTACCTGCGCCGTCCGACACGTCCGCCCACTATCTGCCCGATCCGCGCGACGGAAGCCTCTATCGCATGAATGGGCTCGAGGGAGGCCTGAAAAAGCTCCCGTACACAATCCCCCAGCTGGTGGCCAGTGCACCGTGCCGGTCAAGCGATGGCATACTGTACTCCGGCAAGAAGAGCGACGTCTGGTTCCTGATCGATCCCAAGACGGGCCAGCGGGAGAAGGTGCTCGGGTTTGGGGGAGCGCCACCGCAAACAGCGTCCAAAGACGCCGACGGCACGGACTCGATTGGCTGGGCGACCTCCCGCGCAGTGTATCTGGGCCGTACGCAGTACACCGTCATGATGTACGACAGTCTCGCAACCGATCGGAACAGCAAGCCGTGGAATGTGACGTTTTTTGACTATTCGGCCCATTCGATGGCCCCGGAGCTGACCAAAGAGTACG AGTTCCTACACCTTACCAGCAGCTCGTCCGGGTTGACGGCCACGTTTGAGCAGAACAAAGGGACACCGATGTGGCAGAAGGATCTTTCCAGCCCAGTGGTAGCCGTTTTTCTGCTCGGTTCGGAGGGACTGCTGAGCGTGCCGTTTCAGACCGTGTCCGATGAGGTGCTGCAGGAGATAAATGAAAGAGCCGAGAGCGGCAACTTTGACGACATGAAACTATT CGAAACCGTGTACATTGGCGAAGCAGGCAACAATTTGTATGCCATACCGTCACTGGTAGACAAAAATACCGCCACACTGCCCTCGGAACCGTCAATCAATTTGTTGGGTGGACCGCTAAAGAGACGTCCGGCATCGTCACCCTCGTCGTCTGCCGCATTGAGTGATAACAATCAAGATGATGCGCCTGGGCGAGAGCTCATTTCGAAAGCCAACCGCCTTGGAGGGAAGAATGAAAACATTATAATACTGGGCCACTACCAAACGCCAAAGACGGACGATAGCATTAAGCTGGATATCGCGCCAAGTGGTCCAGCCTCGATGGGAAAAGGTTTGTGGAAGCATCACGAACTATCCACCATGCTGGTCGGTGGACCGCCGGGGGTAGCTTTACCCAAGCTGAAAGCACCCAAACGCCCCCAAAGTACTATCGGCGTGCCgacagacgacgacgacggagaGCGTGAGCTCGAATATGgagaaacgaacgaaacgaactCGATGAAGCTGCAGGGCAGCACAGACTTTATAAGAGCGTTGTTCAGCCGGTTCTACATGGACACTAAACTGTGGCTCGATGCACAGCCGAACAAGCTGCCCACGATTCTGCTCATCATGCTGTTCGGCTTGGTTGTCTTCGGGTTTTACTATTTCAATCTTCAGATGAAAGCGTTGAAGGAGCAGAGCCAGCAAGGTTCGCAAACGAGCAACTCGAACAGAAGTTCCGGCGGGAGTGGAGGAAGCGGCAGCGGTAGCTATAGCGAGCCGATGGATTTCGGCGACGGCGAGATGCGTGTGGGCAAGATCAACTTCAACACGCAGAATGTGCTGGGGAAGGGCTGCGAAGGAACGTTCGTGTTTCGGGGGATGTTCGAGAAGCGCGAGGTGGCGGTGAAGCGCATCCTTCCCGGATGCTTCACCCTGGCAGACCGTGAAGTGACGCTGTTGCGCGAGAGCGATGCGCATGAGAATGTGGTGCGGTACTTCTGCACCGAGCAGGATCGCCAGTTCCGGTACATCGCGGTGGAGCTGTGTGCGGCGACGCTGCAAGACTACGTGGACGGTAAAGGCACCTCGACGGTGGTCGCCGCCAACACGGTAACGGTGGGGCTGCTGCGCAAGAAAATATCCGCCCTAGACATCCTCAGGCAGGCGACGAGCGGGCTGATGCATCTGCATTCGCTCAGCATTGTGCACCGGGACATTAAGCCGCAGAACATTCTGCTCTCGCTGCCCGACAACAGGCAGCGCGTCCGGGCGATGATATCCGACTTTGGCCTGTGCAAAAAGCTCAACTACGGCAAGGCGAGCTTCTCCCGCCGGTCCGGTGTGACCGGTACGGACGGTTGGATCGCGCCGGAAATGCAGCGTGGCCAGCGGGCGACCACCTCGGTGGACATCTTTTCGCTCGGCTGCGTTTTTTACTACGTGCTGTCGGACGGGTTTCATCCCTTTGGCGACAATCTGAAGCGGCAGGCAAACATCCTGTCCGACGAGTTCGATCTCGGCATGCTGCGGAGAGAAAACTCGCAACCCGACTGCCGCACGATACTGGCCGAAGAGCTGGTCACCGATATGATACGGTCGGAACCGGGCAAGCGACCCTCCGCCAAAGCCGTCTCGAGGCATCCGCTGTTCTGGAACAACGGCCGAATTCTCGCGTTCCTGCAAGACGTCAGCGACCGGGTAGAAAAGCTGGAAGTGTTGACCGAACCGCTGCGATCGCTGGAGAAAAACGCGCGCTTTGTAGTGCGTGAGGACTGGAGCCGATATCTGGATGCCGAAATTACAGCCGATTTAAGGAAATTCCGTGGCTACCAGGGGTACAGCGTGCGGGATCTTTTGCGTGCACTAAGGAATAAG AAACATCACTATCACGAGCTAACCCCGTCCATGCAAAGTGCGCTCGGGTCGATACCGCACCAATTCACCCAGTACTGGATCAGTCGGTTTCCGCGCCTGCTTTCTCATAGCTACCATGCGCTGGCCGACTGCTCGCGGGAACCAATCTTTAGGCCCTACTACAACGAGGACGAAGAAACGGAGAATGCGAGTGGCGCTGTCCCTTCCCTGTCCAGCGGGTACAAGTTTACCAAACCGAGCTATTTCAAGGAGGAAAACAACGACAATTACGAGCTAATCCGATACTACGAAAATGCTCAACTGATGAAAAATGCCACGAAAAGTCCAAAGCGACGGCCACCTGCCGGCGCGGACGGCAGTGGACAGGATGGACCCACAGCGGAACGAAAGCCGGCAATGGGGGCAGGTCCCAATAAGCGAGGTACGTATAATTTCGGAAAAGCCACTGCCGTTGGCTTCATTACGCGCCAGCAAATGCGCGAGCCAGTAGAGTCCGGGACGGCGGGGACGGACGATCAGCAGCGATCTTTAACGGTAGAAAATGGTAACACTAGTGAAGTAAGAGAATCGATGAACGCAGAAGGTAGTGCTGCTAATCAGAGAAGAAGATATACGCCCGCTGGGGGTGATAATCAAACTAGTAACCAGAATAACACAATGAAACGGCGAGAGGTGCAAGCGAAGGTGACGTGGAACTTAGATTCCATGGTGACGCAAAAGGAGCATAGAGATGAGTAA
- the LOC121587628 gene encoding uridine 5'-monophosphate synthase, translating to MLSDAKRKELATKLYDINAFKFGDFKMKVGINSPVYFDLRVIVSHPDVMDTLADMLQEFIVDNKLNTSGTHLCGVPYTALPVATLISIKANKPMLIRRKEQKKYGTKKLVEGKFDAGDKCLIIEDVVTSGSSILETVDDLRSEGLVVTDAIVVVDREQGGAQNTEERGVRMHSLFTLSYLMQVMLETKRVEESTVKAVAKYIEACQIRSDGSFVKNGTTVVNELSRTRMSFEARADLAKCPLAKDLLKLMAAKKTTLCLAADMTNSEDILNLADAVGPYICLLKTHCDIVSDFSEQFVRSLQSLARQHNFLLMEDRKFADIGNTVAQQYVGGLHRIADWADLVTVHALPGQGILKGLKSAINAERPLASRGVFLLAEMSTEGALTDEKYSSATMKIATEMDTDFVAGIVCQSKDLVAPPGLLQLTPGVKLEEGVDGLGQLYDSPERVVKERGADICVVGRGILSSKTPSETARIYRDRLWEAYQERIGAEEKNGAGN from the exons ATGTTGAGCGATGCGAAGCGCAAAGAATTGGCTACAAAGCTATACGACATAAACGCGTTCAAGTTTGGTGATTTTAAGATGAAGGTGGGCATAAACTCGCCGGTTTACTTCGATCTGCGTGTGATTGTAAGCCACCCGGATGTGATG GACACTCTGGCCGATATGCTGCAGGAGTTCATCGTCGATAACAAGCTGAACACGTCTGGAACCCATCTGTGCGGTGTGCCCTACACAGCACTGCCCGTAGCAACGCTGATTTCAATTAAGGCCAATAAACCGATGCTGATACGGCGCAAGGAGCAGAAGAAGTACGGTACGAAGAAGCTGGTCGAGGGCAAGTTCGATGCCGGGGACAAGTGTCTCATCATTGAGGATGTGGTCACGTCGGGTTCGAGCATCTTGGAGACGGTGGACGATCTCCGGTCAGAGg GATTGGTCGTGACGGACGCGATCGTTGTGGTCGATCGCGAGCAGGGCGGAGCGCAGAACACGGAAGAGCGTGGCGTTCGAATGCACTCGCTGTTCACACTGTCCTACCTGATGCAGGTCATGCTGGAGACGAAACGCGTCGAGGAGAGCACGGTAAAGGCGGTGGCCAAGTACATCGAGGCGTGCCAGATCCGCAGCGACGGATCGTTCGTGAAGAACGGAACGACGGTGGTGAACGAGCTAAGCCGCACCCGGATGAGCTTCGAAGCCCGGGCCGATCTGGCCAAGTGTCCGCTGGCGAAGGACCTGCTGAAGCTGATGGCCGCGAAGAAGACCACGCTCTGTCTGGCCGCCGATATGACCAACAGCGAAGACATTCTGAACCTGGCCGACGCGGTCGGCCCCTATATTTGTCTGTTGAAAACGCATTGCGACATTGTCAGCGACTTTAGCGAGCAGTTTGTGCGTTCGCTGCAGTCCCTCGCCCGGCAGCACAACTTTCTGCTGATGGAGGACCGCAAGTTTGCGGACATCGGCAACACGGTCGCACAGCAGTACGTCGGTGGCCTGCACCGAATCGCTGACTGGGCCGATCTGGTGACGGTACACGCCCTGCCCGGCCAGGGCATACTGAAGGGGCTGAAATCGGCGATCAACGCGGAACGGCCGCTGGCGTCGCGCGGTGTCTTTTTGCTGGCCGAAATGAGCACGGAGGGTGCACTGACCGATGAGAAGTATTCGTCGGCAACGATGAAGATAGCGACGGAAATGGACACTGACTTTGTGGCAGGCATCGTCTGCCAGAGCAAGGATTTGGTTGCACCACCCGGCTTGCTGCAGCTAACGCCCGGCGTCAAGTTGGAGGAAGGCGTCGACGGACTCGGCCAGCTATACGACAGCCCGGAGAGGGTCGTTAAAGAGCGTGGCGCTGACATCTGTGTTGTGGGGCGTGGGATTCTCTCCTCCAAAACGCCGTCGGAAACTGCCCGCATCTACCGCGACCGACTGTGGGAAGCCTATCAGGAGCGGATTGGCGCAGAAGAAAAGAATGGTGCTGGGAATTGA